From Deinococcus aerophilus, a single genomic window includes:
- a CDS encoding lactate 2-monooxygenase, translating to MPQSTPPAAGPGRTRQTQIFVDGLSGARPLVPVAPERLQEAARRKLDAPAFAYLAGGAGAERTMRANLEAFADVKLMPRRLCGSASRDLSVELFGHRYPAPVLLAPLGVLELAHEGADVAVGRAAAGMGVPFIFSSQASEPMEAVAAAMGDAPRWFQLYWGTDEEVTRSFVRRAEECGAQAIVLTLDTTLLGWRPRDLDLGNLPFLRGQGLAQYLTDPVFRSRLAAVGGPAASPRPSPALLKTAASLAAHGRKFGLSLAQMRAGAAHFTASYTRPDLQWEDLSRLRGWTDLPILLKGILHPDDAREAVRRGMDGVIVSNHGGRQIDGEVGSLSMLPRVVEAAGDLPVLLDSGVRTGSDVAKALALGARAVLLGRPYAYGLAVAGEAGVREVLRNVVAEFDLTLGLLGAHSAGELGAEHLA from the coding sequence ATGCCACAATCCACTCCCCCGGCGGCTGGCCCTGGCCGCACCCGTCAGACACAGATTTTCGTGGACGGTCTGAGCGGCGCCCGTCCCCTGGTCCCGGTGGCTCCCGAACGCTTGCAGGAGGCCGCACGGCGCAAGCTGGACGCCCCGGCCTTCGCGTACCTCGCGGGCGGCGCGGGCGCGGAGCGGACCATGCGTGCCAACCTGGAGGCCTTTGCGGACGTGAAGCTGATGCCTCGCCGGCTGTGCGGCTCGGCGTCGCGGGACCTGAGTGTGGAGCTGTTCGGGCACCGCTACCCCGCGCCGGTGCTGCTCGCCCCGCTGGGGGTGCTGGAACTCGCGCACGAGGGGGCCGATGTGGCGGTGGGCCGGGCAGCGGCCGGAATGGGCGTGCCCTTTATCTTCTCCTCGCAGGCGTCCGAGCCGATGGAGGCGGTGGCCGCCGCGATGGGCGACGCGCCGCGCTGGTTTCAGCTGTACTGGGGCACCGATGAGGAGGTCACGCGCTCCTTTGTGCGCCGGGCCGAGGAGTGCGGCGCGCAGGCCATCGTCCTGACGCTGGACACCACCCTGCTGGGCTGGCGGCCCCGCGACCTGGACCTGGGAAACCTGCCGTTTCTGCGTGGGCAGGGGCTGGCGCAGTACCTGACCGATCCGGTGTTTCGCTCGCGGCTGGCCGCTGTGGGCGGTCCGGCGGCCAGTCCCCGGCCCTCGCCCGCGCTGCTTAAAACGGCGGCCAGCCTCGCGGCACACGGCCGTAAATTTGGCCTCTCTCTGGCGCAGATGCGGGCGGGGGCCGCGCACTTCACCGCCAGTTACACCCGCCCCGACCTGCAGTGGGAGGATCTCTCGCGGCTGCGCGGCTGGACCGACCTGCCCATTCTCCTCAAGGGCATTCTTCATCCGGACGATGCCCGCGAGGCCGTCCGGCGCGGCATGGACGGCGTGATCGTCAGCAACCACGGTGGACGCCAGATTGACGGCGAGGTGGGCAGCCTGAGCATGCTGCCGCGCGTGGTGGAGGCGGCGGGCGATCTGCCGGTGCTGCTGGACAGCGGCGTCCGCACCGGCTCGGACGTGGCCAAGGCGCTGGCGCTGGGGGCGCGGGCCGTGTTGCTGGGCCGCCCCTATGCCTACGGGCTGGCCGTGGCGGGCGAGGCGGGTGTGCGCGAGGTCCTCCGCAATGTGGTGGCTGAATTTGACCTGACGCTGGGGCTGCTCGGGGCACACTCGGCGGGGGAACTGGGAGCGGAGCATCTGGCCTGA
- a CDS encoding DUF5639 domain-containing protein: MPILDLSPGDQTLTVSGNTGLLEVYAALPPGLYPPFPPVELPGGVGGLVSRGGFGQTFFFGADVLGVTFRAPSGRVVRAGGRTVKNVQGYDLTRPFVGSFGALGEALEVTLRLRPGVSARHVTAAGSLDGVSDPSARFAWEVAGHVHLMHFGHARQVDRALQILPGAVDVTGPLNLSVYFPGGVGVGAGGPVRDRRFGWVDGGAVPPVPPLFARMAASL; this comes from the coding sequence ATGCCCATCCTTGATCTGTCGCCCGGCGACCAGACCCTCACGGTCTCCGGAAACACCGGACTGTTGGAGGTCTACGCGGCCTTGCCGCCGGGCCTGTACCCCCCGTTTCCACCCGTGGAACTGCCCGGAGGTGTGGGCGGTCTGGTATCGCGCGGCGGCTTCGGGCAGACCTTTTTCTTTGGCGCAGACGTGCTGGGCGTGACCTTCCGGGCCCCCTCGGGCCGGGTGGTGCGCGCGGGGGGGCGGACGGTCAAGAACGTGCAGGGCTATGACCTGACGCGGCCCTTCGTGGGCAGTTTCGGCGCGCTGGGCGAGGCGCTGGAGGTCACGCTGCGCCTGCGCCCCGGGGTGAGCGCCCGCCACGTCACTGCCGCCGGTTCGCTGGACGGAGTGTCCGACCCCTCTGCCCGCTTTGCCTGGGAAGTGGCCGGACACGTTCATCTGATGCATTTCGGGCACGCGCGGCAGGTGGACCGTGCGCTGCAAATTCTGCCCGGTGCGGTGGACGTGACCGGACCGCTGAACCTGAGCGTCTATTTTCCCGGCGGCGTGGGGGTGGGGGCGGGCGGCCCGGTGCGGGACCGCCGCTTCGGCTGGGTGGACGGCGGAGCGGTGCCGCCGGTGCCGCCGCTGTTTGCGCGGATGGCGGCGAGTCTGTAA
- a CDS encoding FAD-binding oxidoreductase — protein sequence MTPEKLALTTTSPAPRPRSEGGTDSALAAELTRSLGPKKVLSNLSERLSYRYDAIQFGVTPLAVVLPESTEDVIATVRAARRAGVSIVGRGAASGLSGGAAPMREAVVISFTRMTKLEIFPERREAVAQPGVITLAVTEAARPHGLIYPPDPASFRTSTIGGNLGENAGGPLCFKYGVTGDYVTALDFVDAEGELHSLTRDAYDLAGLLIGSEGTLGLITSATLRLTPPPRFTRTLMAHFAEVGQVAEAVSAAIAAGAVPGKLEFMDGACTNAVEDYLHLGLPRDAGAVLLVDTDGDDLDTVEEERALVEAACLQAGGQVRRAASDAESAALWQARRSVSPALGRIRPQRMNEDIVVPRSVLPEVVREIRALGDASGLKLVQFGHIGDGNLHPNILFDPRRESEEAVHLLAHQIALVAIRHGGVLSGEHGIGTMKREFMRDAVDPETMTALRNVKRALDPAGALNPGKILPDPEDA from the coding sequence ATGACCCCCGAGAAACTGGCCCTCACCACCACCTCGCCCGCGCCCAGACCCCGCTCGGAGGGAGGGACCGACAGCGCCCTGGCCGCCGAACTGACCCGCTCGCTGGGGCCGAAGAAGGTCCTCTCCAACCTTTCTGAGCGGCTGAGTTACCGCTATGACGCCATTCAGTTTGGGGTCACGCCGCTGGCGGTGGTGTTGCCGGAAAGCACGGAGGATGTTATCGCCACCGTCAGGGCGGCGCGGCGGGCGGGCGTGAGCATCGTCGGGCGCGGGGCGGCCAGTGGCCTGAGCGGCGGCGCGGCCCCGATGAGGGAAGCGGTCGTCATCTCGTTTACCCGCATGACGAAACTGGAGATCTTTCCCGAGCGGCGTGAGGCCGTGGCCCAGCCCGGCGTGATTACCCTGGCCGTGACCGAGGCGGCGCGGCCCCACGGCCTGATCTACCCGCCCGACCCGGCCAGTTTCCGCACGAGCACCATCGGCGGCAACCTGGGCGAGAACGCGGGCGGCCCGCTGTGCTTCAAGTACGGCGTGACCGGCGATTACGTGACCGCGCTGGACTTCGTGGACGCGGAGGGCGAACTGCACTCCCTGACCCGTGACGCCTACGATCTGGCGGGGCTGCTCATTGGTTCGGAGGGCACGCTGGGGTTGATCACCTCCGCCACGCTGCGCCTGACGCCGCCGCCGAGGTTCACCCGTACGCTGATGGCCCACTTCGCCGAGGTCGGGCAGGTGGCCGAGGCCGTGAGTGCCGCGATTGCTGCCGGGGCCGTGCCGGGCAAGCTGGAATTCATGGACGGAGCGTGCACCAACGCGGTGGAGGACTACCTGCACCTGGGCCTCCCGCGCGACGCCGGGGCCGTGTTGCTGGTGGATACCGACGGCGACGATCTGGACACGGTAGAGGAGGAGCGCGCCCTGGTGGAGGCGGCCTGCCTTCAGGCGGGAGGGCAGGTTCGCCGCGCGGCCAGCGACGCCGAGAGCGCCGCGTTGTGGCAGGCCCGGCGCAGCGTCAGCCCCGCACTGGGCCGCATTCGCCCGCAACGCATGAACGAGGACATCGTGGTGCCGCGCAGCGTGCTGCCCGAGGTGGTGCGCGAGATCCGCGCGCTGGGCGACGCCAGCGGCCTCAAGCTGGTGCAGTTCGGGCACATCGGGGACGGCAACCTGCACCCCAACATCCTGTTCGATCCGCGCCGGGAATCCGAGGAGGCCGTGCACCTGCTGGCCCACCAGATCGCCCTGGTCGCCATCCGCCACGGCGGCGTCCTGAGCGGCGAGCACGGCATCGGTACCATGAAGCGCGAGTTCATGCGCGACGCGGTGGACCCCGAAACGATGACCGCCCTGCGAAACGTCAAGCGTGCCCTGGACCCGGCGGGGGCCCTCAATCCGGGCAAGATCCTGCCCGACCCGGAGGACGCATGA
- the glcF gene encoding glycolate oxidase subunit GlcF, producing the protein MNNDIPVRELGPQGEVMAHAVDACVHCGFCLPACPTYALLGDEMDSPRGRIVLMKEVLEGGLDLLDAAPHLDRCLGCQACVTACPSGVPYGELITSFRGWSEPQRRRSPLDRAKRYAILKALPAPRLFSVAARVGQYAKPLAPALPAALRGPLDLLPEHVPAMQPSPRVTPAQGPRRGRVAFLTGCAQQALAPNFNAATLRVLARNGIEVVIPEGQGCCGAAALHTGARDEALRLVRANLDAFNPDDYDAVLSNAAGCGAGLKEYPVILHGLHDEARAKAFAAKVQDISEYLAGLVREGGLEPFMPASRSLKVAYHDACHLAHAQGVRAAPRELLRMIPGVSIVEIPEGDLCCGSAGTYNLEQPELAGQLGARKAGHILSTAPDLIASGNIGCHTQIQSHVRRQGSAAPVMHTVEVLDRAYRGEL; encoded by the coding sequence GTGAACAACGACATTCCTGTACGGGAGCTGGGACCGCAGGGCGAGGTGATGGCGCATGCCGTGGACGCCTGCGTGCACTGCGGTTTCTGCCTGCCCGCCTGCCCGACCTACGCGCTGCTGGGTGACGAGATGGATAGCCCGCGCGGACGCATCGTGCTGATGAAGGAGGTGCTGGAGGGTGGGCTGGACCTGCTGGACGCTGCCCCGCACCTGGACCGCTGCCTGGGCTGTCAGGCCTGCGTGACCGCCTGTCCCAGCGGGGTGCCCTACGGCGAGCTGATCACCAGTTTCCGGGGCTGGAGCGAGCCGCAGCGGCGGCGCAGTCCACTGGACCGGGCCAAACGCTACGCCATCCTCAAGGCCCTGCCCGCGCCTCGGCTGTTCAGCGTGGCTGCCCGCGTGGGCCAGTACGCCAAGCCGCTGGCGCCCGCGTTGCCCGCCGCGCTGCGCGGCCCGCTGGACCTGTTGCCGGAGCATGTGCCGGCCATGCAGCCCAGCCCACGGGTCACGCCCGCCCAGGGGCCGCGCCGGGGCCGAGTGGCCTTTCTGACCGGCTGCGCGCAGCAGGCCCTCGCGCCCAATTTCAACGCCGCGACCCTGCGCGTGCTGGCCCGCAACGGCATCGAGGTCGTTATTCCTGAGGGCCAGGGCTGCTGCGGGGCCGCCGCGCTGCACACCGGGGCGCGGGACGAGGCGCTGCGGCTGGTGCGCGCCAATCTGGATGCCTTCAATCCCGACGACTACGACGCGGTCCTGTCCAACGCGGCGGGCTGCGGCGCGGGCCTCAAGGAATACCCGGTGATCCTGCACGGCCTGCACGACGAGGCACGGGCGAAGGCCTTCGCGGCCAAGGTGCAGGACATCAGCGAGTATCTGGCGGGGCTGGTGCGGGAAGGCGGACTGGAACCGTTCATGCCCGCCTCGCGTTCCCTCAAGGTTGCCTACCACGACGCCTGCCACTTGGCCCACGCGCAGGGGGTCCGCGCCGCGCCGCGCGAACTGTTGCGAATGATTCCCGGCGTGAGCATCGTGGAAATTCCGGAGGGTGACCTGTGCTGCGGCTCGGCGGGCACCTACAACCTGGAACAGCCCGAACTCGCCGGACAACTCGGTGCGCGCAAGGCCGGGCACATCCTGTCCACCGCCCCGGACCTGATCGCCAGCGGCAACATCGGCTGCCACACCCAGATTCAGAGCCATGTGCGCCGTCAGGGCAGCGCGGCTCCGGTGATGCACACGGTAGAAGTGCTGGACCGGGCGTACCGGGGCGAGCTGTGA
- a CDS encoding LLM class flavin-dependent oxidoreductase, whose amino-acid sequence MTSSRLPPPLPLSVLDLVPIASGSDVPAALRESLRLAQHAEDLGYARYWVAEHHNMGAVASSVPLAVLAAASQVTRRIRLGSGGVMLPNHAPLAVAEGYRLLSALAPDRVDLGLGRAPGTDGRTARALRGAAGLLEESFERQLAELTAFGTGEFPAGHPFAGTVAAPAGPGLFPPLWLLSSSGYGARVAAQFGAGLAFAWHINPDTAQAAAAARAYRAAFQPSATFPEARVIVAASVICAPTRAEAEELALSSGLMFLRLTRGEVASFPSVQEARDYPYTPQERAVAEAARNRAVVGTPDEVAQRLHRLAHDTGADELVLTTMTHDPAARRRSYELVMTAMQQPAAAGPVLS is encoded by the coding sequence ATGACTTCTTCTCGCCTGCCCCCGCCGCTGCCCCTATCGGTCCTTGACCTGGTGCCCATTGCTTCGGGCTCAGACGTCCCGGCCGCCCTGCGTGAGTCCCTGCGGCTGGCACAGCACGCCGAGGACCTGGGCTACGCACGGTACTGGGTCGCCGAGCACCACAACATGGGCGCGGTGGCTTCCAGCGTGCCGCTGGCCGTGCTGGCCGCGGCCTCGCAGGTCACGCGGCGCATTCGGCTGGGGTCCGGCGGCGTGATGCTGCCCAACCACGCGCCGCTCGCCGTGGCCGAGGGCTACCGCCTGCTCTCGGCGCTGGCCCCGGACCGGGTGGACCTGGGGCTGGGCCGCGCGCCGGGAACCGACGGACGCACGGCACGGGCGCTGCGGGGAGCGGCGGGGCTGCTGGAAGAATCTTTTGAGCGGCAACTGGCCGAGCTGACCGCCTTCGGCACCGGCGAGTTCCCGGCGGGACACCCCTTTGCCGGTACGGTGGCGGCACCGGCGGGACCGGGCCTGTTTCCACCGCTGTGGCTGCTGTCGAGCAGTGGCTACGGAGCGCGGGTGGCCGCCCAGTTCGGCGCGGGACTGGCCTTCGCGTGGCACATCAACCCCGACACGGCGCAGGCGGCAGCGGCGGCGCGGGCATACCGGGCGGCTTTTCAGCCCTCGGCCACCTTTCCCGAAGCGCGGGTGATCGTCGCGGCCAGCGTGATCTGTGCTCCCACCCGCGCCGAGGCCGAGGAGCTGGCGCTGTCCTCGGGACTGATGTTCCTGCGCCTGACGCGCGGCGAGGTGGCCTCGTTTCCCAGCGTGCAGGAGGCCCGTGACTATCCCTATACCCCGCAGGAACGCGCCGTGGCCGAGGCCGCCCGGAACCGCGCGGTGGTGGGAACTCCGGACGAGGTGGCTCAGCGCCTGCATCGGCTGGCCCACGACACCGGCGCAGACGAACTGGTCCTGACCACCATGACGCACGATCCGGCGGCGCGGCGGCGCTCCTACGAACTCGTGATGACGGCGATGCAGCAGCCAGCAGCGGCCGGTCCCGTTCTCAGCTGA
- a CDS encoding MFS transporter, translating into MQARVTTPTVLTRHATAVALAVTAGHFINDAYGAMLTPLMPALQNKYGVSIAAVTLLSSVYSLTSSVLQPVLGIIGEGLDRRYAAALGPLLTGLGLTLMGFVPWFGALILLVAVAGFGSGFFHPAGAAYVAQNSPPDKRGLWASIFSAGGTAGMALGPVFAGVGLTHLPWFALIGVGIAALTFAVTPSGTQKARRFGVREYVRIFRGPLQWLWGMAVLRSLASMGYNTMLPFMLFNRGFGQREVGLTLAIYALASAFGGILGGRLSDRYGRTPVLRAAILTTIPFFAALILSNPGQWWFYPLTFLVGAAVNASIPVGVVTAQEYAPEHVAVASSIMMGFSWGFAGLLVFLVGMLADATTPTTAALVSLSLLIPSAVIAYRLPEPEKAEFS; encoded by the coding sequence ATGCAGGCCCGCGTGACCACCCCGACCGTCCTGACCCGCCACGCGACTGCCGTTGCGCTGGCCGTGACCGCCGGCCACTTCATCAACGACGCCTACGGTGCGATGCTCACGCCGCTGATGCCGGCCCTGCAGAACAAGTATGGGGTCAGCATCGCTGCCGTCACGTTGCTGAGCAGCGTCTACAGCCTGACGAGCAGCGTGCTGCAGCCGGTGCTGGGCATCATCGGCGAGGGCCTCGACCGCCGCTACGCCGCCGCACTGGGTCCGCTGCTGACCGGCCTGGGCCTCACGCTGATGGGGTTCGTGCCGTGGTTTGGGGCGCTGATCCTGCTGGTGGCGGTCGCAGGCTTCGGCAGCGGCTTCTTTCATCCGGCGGGCGCGGCCTATGTCGCACAGAACAGCCCCCCCGACAAGCGCGGCCTGTGGGCGAGCATCTTCAGCGCGGGGGGCACAGCGGGCATGGCGCTGGGACCGGTGTTCGCCGGGGTCGGGCTGACCCACCTGCCGTGGTTCGCGCTGATTGGGGTGGGCATCGCGGCGCTGACCTTTGCGGTCACGCCCTCCGGCACCCAGAAGGCCCGGCGGTTCGGGGTGCGCGAATACGTCCGCATCTTCCGGGGACCGCTGCAATGGCTGTGGGGCATGGCGGTGCTGCGTTCGCTGGCGAGCATGGGCTACAACACCATGCTTCCCTTCATGCTGTTCAACCGCGGCTTCGGGCAGCGCGAGGTCGGGCTCACCCTGGCGATCTACGCGCTGGCAAGCGCCTTCGGCGGCATCCTGGGCGGACGGCTCAGCGACCGCTATGGCCGCACGCCGGTGCTGCGGGCCGCCATCCTCACCACCATTCCCTTCTTCGCCGCGTTGATCCTGTCGAATCCGGGCCAGTGGTGGTTCTATCCACTGACCTTCCTGGTGGGAGCGGCGGTGAATGCGAGCATCCCGGTCGGCGTGGTCACGGCCCAGGAATACGCCCCGGAACACGTGGCGGTCGCCAGCTCGATCATGATGGGCTTCTCTTGGGGCTTTGCCGGGCTGCTGGTGTTTCTGGTGGGCATGCTGGCGGACGCGACCACGCCCACCACGGCGGCGCTGGTCAGCCTGAGCCTGCTGATTCCCAGCGCCGTGATCGCCTACCGCCTGCCCGAGCCGGAAAAAGCCGAGTTCAGCTGA
- a CDS encoding isoprenylcysteine carboxyl methyltransferase family protein, producing the protein MNARTLAPYLFGFLSLQRLLELRLARANERWAREHGAVEYGRGHYPLFFVLHPAWMLATVVEGRASGRRVGWPALALFVAAQPLRYWVIRTLGRYWNTRILIVPGGTRVTAGPFRLLRHPNYAVVALELAAAPLAVGAWRTALVATLLNAALLRWVRIPAEERALRAYQAQQGPQL; encoded by the coding sequence ATGAATGCCCGGACCCTTGCCCCTTACCTGTTTGGATTCCTGAGTCTGCAACGTCTGCTGGAGCTGCGGCTGGCCCGCGCGAACGAGCGCTGGGCCCGCGAACACGGAGCGGTGGAATACGGACGCGGGCATTACCCCCTTTTCTTCGTTCTGCACCCCGCGTGGATGCTCGCCACCGTGGTCGAGGGCCGCGCCAGCGGGCGACGGGTGGGCTGGCCAGCGCTGGCACTCTTCGTGGCGGCCCAGCCGCTGCGTTACTGGGTCATCCGCACCCTGGGCCGGTACTGGAACACCCGCATCCTGATCGTTCCAGGCGGAACGCGGGTCACGGCGGGGCCCTTCCGGCTGCTCAGGCATCCCAACTACGCGGTGGTGGCCCTAGAGCTGGCCGCCGCGCCGCTGGCCGTGGGCGCGTGGCGCACGGCGCTGGTGGCCACCCTGCTCAACGCCGCGCTGCTGCGCTGGGTGCGTATTCCTGCCGAGGAACGGGCGCTGCGGGCCTATCAGGCCCAGCAGGGTCCGCAGCTTTAG
- the meaB gene encoding methylmalonyl Co-A mutase-associated GTPase MeaB gives MTDTSTASDLTGRYLAGDPRALARALTLAEAGLSAARPLLRAARARGVRSVVLGVTGSPGSGKSTLTDALIAALRARGQRVAVLAVDPSSPYSGGAILGDRIRMLRWHADPDVFVRSLASRGALGGLSARTMSVLALLEGAGFDWVILETVGVGQSEVDVAAACDHTLLVLTPAGGDGVQAFKAGIMEIADVIAVNKADLPDSSRTVRELMAAQGLGWHDEHTWMAPIRKTVASSGEGVEAVIEAVEKHRAHLGEAGLLERRERRAEFEVRSLVQERLLRRAREVSDGVYARVARGELDAEAAADELLGS, from the coding sequence ATGACTGACACGTCCACCGCTTCCGATCTGACGGGGCGCTACCTCGCCGGCGATCCGCGCGCCCTGGCCCGCGCCCTTACGCTGGCGGAGGCCGGCCTGAGCGCCGCTCGGCCCCTGCTGCGGGCGGCGCGGGCGCGGGGAGTGCGGTCGGTGGTGCTCGGCGTGACCGGCAGTCCCGGGAGCGGTAAAAGTACCCTAACCGACGCGCTGATCGCGGCGCTGCGGGCGCGCGGCCAGCGGGTGGCGGTGCTGGCGGTCGACCCCAGCAGTCCGTATTCCGGCGGAGCGATCCTGGGTGACCGCATCCGCATGCTGCGCTGGCACGCCGACCCGGACGTGTTCGTGCGCTCGCTGGCCAGCCGCGGCGCGCTGGGCGGGCTCTCGGCGCGAACCATGAGCGTGCTCGCGCTGCTGGAGGGCGCGGGATTCGACTGGGTCATTCTGGAAACCGTGGGGGTCGGGCAATCCGAGGTGGATGTGGCCGCCGCATGCGACCACACCCTGCTCGTGCTGACCCCGGCCGGGGGAGACGGCGTGCAGGCCTTCAAGGCCGGCATCATGGAGATCGCCGACGTGATCGCCGTGAATAAGGCCGATCTGCCCGATTCATCCCGTACGGTCCGCGAACTCATGGCCGCCCAGGGCCTGGGCTGGCACGACGAACACACCTGGATGGCCCCCATCCGCAAGACGGTCGCCTCCTCGGGCGAGGGTGTGGAAGCGGTGATCGAGGCGGTCGAGAAGCACCGCGCCCATCTCGGAGAGGCGGGGCTGCTGGAACGCCGGGAGCGCCGCGCCGAGTTCGAGGTGCGTTCACTGGTGCAGGAGCGGCTGCTGCGCCGCGCCCGGGAGGTCAGTGACGGCGTGTATGCCCGGGTGGCCCGCGGCGAGCTGGACGCCGAGGCGGCCGCCGACGAGTTGCTGGGCAGCTGA
- a CDS encoding histidine phosphatase family protein, with amino-acid sequence MTPSASRTRLAPFGFTPPDRRSAAELWVVRHGESTWNTEGRYQGQADVPLSHIGVLQAASLAERLTGKHFAAVYSSDLLRASQTAEAVAERLEGQPRVQQVPGLREIDVGELSGLVIADIRERYPEYLEALVADPWTTRRPGGESMQDLYGRCGEALHALRARHPGGRVLVVTHGGVVRVAVGLALGGVPEGAWARLSVTNTSITRVLLGENSGTLLGFNDDAHLEDLLSATEADDVLGQAQ; translated from the coding sequence TTGACTCCATCTGCCTCCAGAACCCGGCTGGCGCCGTTTGGCTTCACGCCGCCCGATCGCCGCAGCGCAGCCGAGCTGTGGGTGGTGCGCCACGGCGAGAGCACCTGGAACACCGAGGGCCGGTATCAGGGCCAGGCGGACGTGCCCCTGAGCCACATCGGAGTTCTGCAGGCGGCCAGTCTCGCCGAGCGTCTGACCGGCAAGCACTTCGCTGCCGTGTACAGCAGCGATCTGCTGCGCGCCTCGCAGACGGCCGAGGCGGTGGCCGAACGGCTGGAGGGTCAGCCACGGGTGCAGCAGGTTCCTGGCCTGCGCGAGATCGATGTGGGCGAGCTGTCGGGCCTGGTGATCGCGGACATCCGCGAGCGCTACCCCGAGTATCTGGAGGCGCTGGTGGCCGATCCCTGGACCACCCGGCGGCCCGGCGGCGAGAGCATGCAGGACCTGTATGGCCGCTGCGGCGAGGCGCTGCACGCTCTGCGCGCGCGTCATCCGGGCGGACGGGTGCTGGTGGTTACGCACGGCGGCGTCGTGCGTGTGGCGGTGGGGCTGGCGCTGGGTGGCGTGCCCGAGGGCGCCTGGGCACGTCTGAGCGTCACGAACACCAGCATTACCCGCGTCCTGCTCGGCGAGAACAGCGGCACCCTGCTCGGCTTCAACGACGACGCCCACCTGGAAGATCTGCTCTCGGCCACCGAGGCCGACGACGTGCTGGGGCAGGCACAGTGA
- the purM gene encoding phosphoribosylformylglycinamidine cyclo-ligase: MTQTDRDAAGASAYTRAGVDIDAGHRAVALMKDAVARTHTPAVLGGIGGFGGLFSASAFAGLQDPVLVASTDGVGTKTKVAVRLGQPGGLGEDIVNHCVNDILVQGARPLFFLDYVAMGRLSPETVAEVVTGAARACQALGVALLGGETAEMPGVYVEGELDIVGTVVGVVDRPALIDGSRLEVGDVVIALPSAGLHTNGFSLARLALDGLDWREERADLDGQSLAALLPVPHRAYLGAHDALVGAGVDVRAMSHITGGGLIDNPPRVFPPGVGMQIDPASWTVPPLFELIVREAQVERHEAFRALNMGVGFLFMVPADHAPAALDALRQAGEQPWVIGGMIAGSGVTFGPLASGEGTA, translated from the coding sequence ATGACTCAGACTGACCGGGACGCCGCAGGAGCGTCCGCCTACACACGCGCGGGGGTCGACATCGACGCCGGGCACCGCGCCGTGGCCCTGATGAAAGACGCGGTGGCCCGCACCCACACCCCCGCTGTGCTGGGCGGCATCGGGGGCTTCGGGGGGCTGTTCAGCGCCTCGGCCTTCGCGGGCCTCCAGGATCCGGTGCTCGTCGCCTCGACCGACGGCGTGGGCACCAAGACCAAGGTGGCCGTGCGGCTGGGGCAACCCGGCGGCCTGGGCGAGGACATCGTGAACCACTGCGTCAACGATATTCTGGTGCAGGGCGCGCGCCCGCTGTTCTTTCTGGACTATGTGGCGATGGGCCGGCTGTCTCCCGAGACCGTTGCGGAGGTGGTGACCGGCGCAGCCCGCGCGTGTCAGGCCCTGGGCGTGGCGCTGCTGGGCGGCGAGACTGCCGAGATGCCCGGCGTGTACGTGGAGGGCGAGCTGGACATCGTGGGCACGGTCGTGGGCGTGGTGGACCGCCCCGCCCTGATCGACGGCTCACGCCTGGAAGTGGGCGACGTGGTGATCGCCCTGCCCAGCGCGGGCCTACACACCAACGGCTTCTCGCTCGCACGTCTGGCACTCGACGGCCTGGACTGGCGCGAGGAGCGTGCCGATCTGGACGGCCAATCGCTCGCAGCCCTGCTGCCTGTGCCGCACCGCGCCTACCTGGGGGCCCACGACGCCCTGGTGGGGGCCGGGGTGGACGTGCGTGCCATGAGCCACATCACGGGCGGCGGCCTGATCGACAACCCGCCGCGCGTGTTTCCGCCGGGCGTCGGCATGCAGATCGATCCGGCGTCCTGGACTGTGCCGCCCCTGTTCGAGTTGATCGTCCGGGAAGCCCAGGTCGAGCGCCACGAGGCCTTCCGCGCGCTGAATATGGGTGTGGGCTTTCTGTTCATGGTGCCCGCAGACCACGCGCCGGCGGCCCTGGATGCCCTGCGGCAGGCCGGCGAACAGCCCTGGGTGATCGGCGGGATGATCGCGGGCAGCGGCGTGACCTTCGGGCCCCTGGCCTCCGGCGAGGGCACCGCTTGA